The following coding sequences are from one Granulicella arctica window:
- a CDS encoding cell division protein FtsQ/DivIB, which produces MSKRGTAMLDEPEQEYAPSSDRLSSPRRSSARVNTKLRRTAADEFAEEYGDFGEERQQSGARLRQTGLKFRIRARVPKSLAGRIVTGVALLAIAGVGVSLLMLTRSFLLHDERFMIQSPSAIEIQGNQHLTRADLLGIFGEDIGRNIFRISLTDRQAELEQLPWVQHATVMRLLPGRIRVSIAERTPVAFVRQGSEIGLVDASGVLLGMGGGANTENDSRYSFPVVTGLSVADAASTREARMKIFERFTGDLDSSGEKISEKLSEVDLSNPEDVKALIPEQPSGILVHFGDDHFLDRYRKFQDHLAEWQKQYPNLASVDMRYEREVVLDMANAAAAAKASVDAKTAAAKPVAASSLPKPVPAAHVVAAHSDAKSVVKHDAKGKDRPVVKPALRKVPVVAAKPPVHAAPIVHKPAPKVAATAVPHSTANTSPVAPKPAVTNASAAARSGYMAKPSAGKPLLPTDTYQPPQVAPR; this is translated from the coding sequence ATGTCGAAGCGCGGAACGGCGATGTTGGATGAGCCGGAGCAGGAGTACGCTCCTTCGTCCGACCGGCTCAGTTCGCCCCGGCGGTCCTCTGCCCGGGTGAATACGAAGCTGCGCCGTACTGCTGCTGATGAGTTTGCCGAGGAGTATGGTGACTTTGGCGAAGAGCGACAGCAAAGTGGAGCTCGTCTTCGCCAAACCGGGCTTAAATTCAGGATTCGCGCACGTGTTCCCAAGAGCCTTGCGGGTCGGATTGTTACCGGTGTAGCGCTTCTGGCGATTGCGGGAGTTGGCGTTAGTCTGCTGATGCTGACGCGTAGCTTTCTGCTTCATGATGAACGGTTCATGATTCAGTCGCCCTCGGCGATTGAGATTCAGGGGAATCAACATCTGACGCGTGCGGACTTGCTGGGGATCTTCGGCGAGGATATTGGGCGCAACATCTTCCGTATTTCGCTTACCGATCGACAGGCTGAGCTTGAACAGTTGCCGTGGGTGCAGCATGCGACGGTGATGCGGCTTTTGCCGGGACGTATCCGTGTTTCGATTGCGGAGCGCACGCCGGTAGCCTTTGTGCGACAAGGTAGCGAGATCGGTCTGGTAGATGCTAGCGGGGTCCTGCTGGGCATGGGTGGCGGAGCGAATACGGAGAACGATTCGCGCTACTCGTTTCCGGTGGTGACTGGGTTGTCTGTTGCGGATGCGGCGTCGACTCGTGAGGCTCGGATGAAGATCTTCGAGCGGTTCACGGGGGACCTCGATTCTTCGGGGGAGAAGATCTCTGAAAAATTGAGCGAGGTTGATCTGTCTAATCCGGAGGATGTGAAGGCTCTGATTCCGGAGCAGCCGTCGGGAATTCTCGTTCACTTTGGCGACGATCACTTCCTTGATCGGTATCGCAAGTTTCAGGATCATCTGGCGGAGTGGCAGAAGCAGTATCCGAATCTCGCGTCGGTCGATATGCGTTATGAGCGAGAGGTGGTGCTCGATATGGCCAATGCTGCTGCGGCGGCGAAGGCAAGTGTCGATGCAAAGACCGCAGCCGCGAAGCCTGTAGCAGCGAGCTCGTTGCCGAAGCCTGTGCCAGCGGCGCATGTGGTTGCTGCTCACTCGGATGCGAAGAGTGTTGTGAAGCATGATGCAAAGGGGAAGGATCGCCCGGTTGTGAAGCCTGCTCTTCGTAAAGTTCCGGTGGTCGCAGCGAAGCCGCCGGTTCATGCCGCTCCAATTGTGCACAAGCCTGCTCCGAAGGTAGCGGCTACGGCGGTGCCGCATTCGACGGCGAATACCTCGCCCGTCGCGCCTAAACCGGCTGTTACGAACGCCAGTGCGGCTGCTCGTTCCGGCTATATGGCGAAGCCTTCGGCGGGTAAGCCGTTGCTTCCGACCGATACGTATCAACCTCCGCAGGTGGCCCCACGATGA